The Oceaniferula marina sequence CAAGCCATCGTCGATGGTATTTTCGCCTACAAAACCTACCGCTAAGCACCCAGGCGAAAAAAGGTAGGTCATCGTAACACTTTCGTTCTTGCGCTCGATCTTCCATCTCTTCATGTTGGCGGTATGACATTTAGCAAATTGATCCCCATTGCGTCAGTGGCTGCCATCGCCTGCCTCGGTTTGAATTCATGCTCCAACAGCTCAGCTCCTCGAGGACGAGGTATGGCGGCATATAACGCCTATGACCGACCGGCAACCCTCCCCAGCAATCCGTCAGCCGTCCGAGTTAAAATTTCAACCAGCAACCAGATGGTCTATGTCATGGAAGGCTCGAAACCATTGCTCGTTACCCCATGTTCCGTGGGAACCTCCAGCACCCCCACCCCCAAAGGAAGTTTCCGCATCTTCAAAAAAGACCACTACCACCGCGCCAACAGCCATGGCTTTGCTTACAATGGCAGCCAAATCAAAAAATGCTACCTGAGCAGCAAACCTGCCGGATGGAAGTTCAAAGGCACGCCTATGCCCTACTGGTGTGAATTCAAAACACACTACGGCATTCATGCCGGCTGGATTAAAGACCACCCGTGCACCCACGGATGTGTCCGCCTCCATGTCAACGTAGCCCCCAAATTCTATCGTCTCGTGAAAGTCGGCACTCCGGTATACATCGCCCATTCACAGCCGGAAGATGCCACCATCGGACGCAACGTCCCTCGCCCACCTGATGCCGGCCCGCTTCCCGATTACCCGGGATCGCTGATGCTCGACAGCAAAATCTTCACCATGCACAAAAAGCCGACCTACCAATAGGCCCGGCAGACTGCCATCTTCTCTACCGTCGTCCCTCCGGGGTCGACGGTTTTTTTTGCATCGGGCGGCTATTCACTCCGGGGCATGACAGCCTCAGCCAATGCCAACGCCTGTCGGTTTCCTTCAACATCATGAACACGGTGCAATCGGATTCCCTGCTGTCCCGCCATCGCGGTCAACACAGCCGTGCCCAAATCCCTCTTCCCCGGGTCTTCCACTCCGGTGATCATACCAATCATCGATTTCCGTGAAACCCCAAGCAACAAAGGCCGCCCGACTCTGGCCTGCAGCCCACCCAAGTTCCGCATTAACTCAAGATTGTGTTCCAGTGTTTTGCCAAATCCAATACCTGGGTCAAAACACAAACTCGCAGGGTCCAAACCCAGCGCGGTGAGCGTCTGCATCCGTTCATCAAAATACGCACTCATCACACTCAGGACACCATTTTCGTAACTTGGGTTCTGCTGCATCGTGCGCGGGCTCCCCTGCATGTGCATAACCACCACGCCTGCGGCATGGCGGCGGCAGACCTCAACCATTGGCTCTCCACTGAACGGCCCCGTCAGGCCGGTTACGTCATTCACGATGTCAGCCCCGGCACGCAATGCCGCGTCGGCAACCTCGGCTTTTGAAGTATCCACCGAGATCAACACATCCGAAACTTGTCTCAGGCGCTCGACAACCGGAACGACCCTCTGCCGTTCTTCTTCCGCACTCACGGCCGGAGCCCCGGGTCGAGTAGATTCTCCCCCGATATCAATGATCCCCGCCCCCTGAGACTCCATCTGACAGGCATGCCGGACCGCAAGCTCTGTCGAACCATGGGCACCGCCATCAGAAAAGGAATCCGGTGTGGCATTCAATATCCCCATCACGACAGGAGACTGCGCAAGGTCCAGGGTAAGCCGTCGGGTCTTCCAGAGCATAATTGATAGGTTGTATTATTGAGAAGGCTCGCTATTGTTTCCGCCACACCTATGAACACAATCCAAAAAGTCACCCTTTTGTTTGGATCCCTTGCGATTGCCCTTCCCGGGTTCGCCCAAGCATCAAACAAGAGCGTCTTACATAATAAAAGACACAACGTGCGCATCATGCGCAACGACGATGGCTCATTTACCGAATTTCGAAAAAGCTCGGATGAAAGAGTCATCGAACGCCGCAACTACCACGACCGGCAAGGTGGCAACGGCGACCGGGTGCTCCGGATGAGCATCATCTACCGCAAGGACGTGCACGGTAAACTGCGCAGCGGCCGGATCCACGATGGCACCGGTAAAATTCTCTATCGCGTCGTCTATGGCTACCACAAAACCACCGGCCAGTTGGTGGCCGAAAACATGTACGATGCCCGGGTGAAACGAACGGAAGTGGTGACCGACCCTCAATCCGGGGAAGCCAAAGAAGTGGAAGTCCCAGTCAGAAAACTCTACCATCGCTACGATGCCCAAGGCCGCCGGGCCAAACCCATCGTGTTTTGCCTTCCCGCCGGAAAACGAGCCGAGGAACTCTTCGGCCCGGATGGATCCAGCCACATCGAAGACCCCTGGAAAAAAACGGCCAACCCAAACGCCCGACCAACCCGGTAAACGCGTAAGTCCGACTCGCTCACAGCTAAACGGCCAAGCCCCTAGCTCAGCATTCCCATACTGGTTGCATCCTGAAGTATGGGCCAGAGGCCTGATTACCAGGTGATAAAAAATCAAGACCTAAGGAAGGAGCTTGTTATCCTTGAGGATTTTCCGGAATGTCCTGTGGCCATCTTGATTGTGGTGTAGGATCACTGTCCCGTCGGCCGCGATGTAGTTCGCAAAGGTTTCCTCGGGAAAACTCATGCCGTGGAGCGTCAGAAGTTCCTGGCAGGAAAGGTAGCTCTTGGTTGGTGATTTTTTACCAAGTATGCGCATGAATGATGGGCTGATGGCATATGTGACGGAGGATTTGCCAGAAGGCAATGTGGATACATCAGGCGGAGAAGGGATCTTGGTTGAACCTTCCTGCACTCTTGGTGTCAGGATAAGAAACAGTGCGGATTTGCTTTTTTTCGGAGATGTTGAAGGCTCAAGAAGCAGGCTCTGGTTGGCTGGTATGGTCTCAGCTAAAGTAAATTTATAATCAGGGGCCTCCTTAAAAACCTTTGGGTCCTGCCACTCGGCGTTGATTTTAAAATCGACTTTATCCTTATTAGGCCAAATGAGAGGTTCGCATTCGATGAGAAAGCCAAGGTATGCCGTATCCCATCCATTTTTATTGTGGAGACATTGTAGTTGATCTTGATGAACCGATTTCTCACCTGAGTGTGTTGTCACTGTGGTCCCTGACAACAACCTGGACCGACCCCTCAACCAGGTCAGAGCTTTGGCCCGGGTAGCGGGCGTGGATTTGCTGAATTTTGCGAGATCAAACGGAGAGACCTCCCTGAGTTCGACGTCGGTGTGGACGGCCCTGTCGTGTTCGGGTGTTTCTAGTGCTGTCGGTTTTATCGAGGATTGCATCCGAACTAGCAGAATGGTGCTTTCTGATGAGTTTTTCCAATGGTGCAACACACTCCAGCCTCGGTCGGTGATCGTGGTAGCCGACATGATATTTTTCGAATAATACCTGCGCTTATTCAACTCTTCACGAAAATCGAGACTGTAACGAAGGTGAACGGCATGACCGTTCTCCATGGCTGTGGCTTCAGCTTCGAGAAAGATGCCCATGGGGATAGTTTCGTTGATCTCCCGGATCCTGATCCCCCCCGCAGGCTTTTCCATATTTTTCGTTTTGAATCCAAGCTTACATTTAAATCTGGCAAGCTCGGTCAATTTACGCTGTTTGACAAGTTGGGAGACGCGATCGTCAAAGGCATCGGAGGCGATCTTCTTTTCATCAACAACCTTGAACAACGCGTCCGACATTTTGTGATTCGTGCGCAAAAGCCAGAAGTCCCCGTCAACCTCCTGAGCTATCAGATCCAAGATCGGGAAACAGAAGGCTAAAAAGAGGAGGCCCGCTTTCATATTGCTATATCACAACACCTTCCCACACTATGCCAAGTCGAAACAACAGTAGAGATAATTTCTACTAGAAAAGGCACTCAATGATCGCGTCAATCTGGGGCGAAAACGAGCCCGAAAACGCCCCCCGCTTCTACAAATGCTACTTCTTCAAGTAGTCGGGAAACTCCTTGTTCAGCGTGTTGAGATACACCTTGGCTTCGGTGGCTTTGCCACTTTTATTCAAAGCTTGGTAAAGCTTATACAAGGCATCGGCGCGGACTTTTTTATCCGCCTCGTGCACTTCCACCACTACGACGTAGGATTTGGCGGCCGTTTCATAATCCTGTGAGCTAAAGGCAATATCGCCGAGCACCAAGCGCAGCGCGGTATTCACATCACCCTTCGGCCGTAAAGCCAATCCGTCTTCGGCCGAGGTTTTGGCCTCATCGAGTTTACCGACTCCGAGATAAGCTTTTGCTTGGTCGAGCAATGCCTCAGCTTTCCAAAACGGCTCCTCGACGACATCGAGGAAATGGCCGAGGGCAACCAAAGCCTCCTCGTTTTTGCCAATTTCCACCCGGGCGTGTCCCAGCATCTTCCAAAATGCCTTGGGCGTCTGGCGGGGATCTTCCGGCGTGGATCCCAAGCCGAGAAAGCGTTCGGCATCCTTGAGCTCACCACCATTAAAACATTGCACGCCAAGCCAACGGTAAATCTGTGGCTGGATCTGGTGACCTTGATCTTTTTTGCGCACAGCATTCACCGCCGATTGAAGTCGGGCCTTATCCTTCTGGGCATAGCTGCAGTAAATCAATAGCATCTGGGAGTTGAACCCGTATTCTTCAGGCATCATTTCACTCGCCTGCTCCAATGCAGGAATCGCCTTTTCGTAGTCCTTGATCTGATAATTTCCCCAGCCAATCCAGTACTGGGCATTTGCCTCGGTCGCCTTACCCAATTTCGGAAAACTAATCAGCATCGATTCATAGCGACGAATCATTTCCGGGTAATCCTGAGCCTCTTTTTTAATGCGGGCACTGTTCTGCCAGGCCAGTGCTGCCAACTTGTTCTGCGGAAAACGCTTGATCAACTCGTCAAAATCTCTCAGCGCTGATGCTCGATCACCCAATGACAAATAGGACTTACCCCGTCTGGCAATCACGCTCGGCGAGCGTTCATCATCAGGATAAAGCTTCAAAAAGTCCGTAAAACTACGGATGGCCCCATTGTGGTCACCCGATTCTGACAAGCACCAACCGCGTTTAAACAAAAGATTCGCAAGATTGTCCTCGCCGACCAATTCCGGAGTGATCTGGTTATAAGCCGAGGCGGCTTCGCGAAATTTGTTTTCGTCGAATAAGGTTTCCGCCTTCATCAACAGCGCCTTGTGGATTTTCGGCTGTCGAGGGAATCGGGGTTGGTAAACCTCCAAAAAGGCATCCACCTGCTTCGGAATGTTCGATCCCTTAATATTGAAAAAACAGAGTAAACGGTAGTAGCCGGCTTCAAATGCCTCCTTTGACAGTGGGATCTGACGTTCGGCCTCGGCAAAGTACTTGATCGCCAAATCGTAACGTTTCAGTTGGTAGGCGCTGCGACCGGCTAGTGTAAACTTGATCGCCTCGGTCGCCGGCTTGCCAGGGTAGTTCCCCCGTTTCATCGTATCAAAGACAGCCTGATAATCCTTGCTGGCATAAAGGCTGTTCATCATGGCTGCTTGCGCTCTCGACTTGAATTTCTCTTCTTTCGACAGCATCACCATCTTAAAATAGCTAACCGCATCATCCCCCTTTTTCATCTGCTGGGAGATCAAGCCGGCATTCAAAGCCGCATCCACCCGGATATTGGCCGCAATCCCAGGCTTCACCAATGAGGCAAACTTATCCAAAGCCCTCTGAAGCTCCTTCTTTGAAAAATACAAATAACCAAGCCGCAAGGTCGCATTCTCACGATAAACCACGGGCGCGTCCTGAGCAGCCTCGATCAAGGAGTACGATTTGATCGCTTGATCGGTTTGTCCGGAATACCGGTAACAAGACGCTTCCTGATAACGACCGCGATAACGTTCCTTTGCAGTATCCGACATCGTCGCCACCTTTTCGAAGTAAATGGCGGCCTGATTGTAACGTTTATTGACAAAGGCATCGTATCCCAGACGATTCGCCGACAAAGCGACATAGCGCCCGGTTTTGTATCGATTAATCACACCGTGCAGCACCTGCCGCGCAGAATCCAGGTAACCGCTCTGATAGTAACACTCCCCCAGATAGTAGCTCGCGGCCGGGGCATTGGCATGCCTGGGGAAACGGTTGATGTATTGCTCGAGTCGTGGTGCCAGTTGCTGATATGCCCGGACCCGCTCCTGCTCGACCTGCATGGCATTCGCCTGCCGATAGAGCTGTTTACAAAACTCAAACTGGTCGTGACCGGGATCTGCAACCAAGGGGGCATCCTGGGCTGAAGCCAAAGTAACTGTGGCAATCAGTGCCAACAACAGTGATAAAAATCGCATAAAATCAAAAAAGGATAACTGAAAAAGGTGGATTACTCCTCATTACCAGGCTCTTCGGCTTCATCTTCGGGGGCGACCTCGAGTAGCTCCCCCTGGACCTCAATGGCAACCGGCTGTTCATGAACCTCCACTTTTGCGGTAAAAAACAATCCTCCGATCAAAAGGAATCCCACTTTTACTGGCGCGGGCAACATCAGCATAATAGGCAGAAAAAAAGAAGTCGAGAGCATCATTCGTATACAGCTTGGGTTGATGAAAAATGGATTCCGGCATGCCGGCTGGGTCAGGATACTACAACGGAAACCATCAACAAGCTATCCCGAAATCCAGCCACTTCAATAAAGCGATGGAGAGCAGCCAAGGAGGGTTCCGGATCTTACGGTTTCTTACGCTGCACTTGCGTGGCGAAGGAGATATTGGGAATGCCAGCCTTTTGACAAACATCGATCACCTCGACAATTTTCTGGTATTCCACCTTGCCATCACCCCGGATGCGAATCGCCTGATTCTTATGAACGGCGGCAATTCTCTGCAATTTATCAAAGAGCTGCGCTTTATTCATCACCATTTTATCAATGACCACTTCACCATTTTCGCGGACATTCACAATAATCTCCCCCACCGTCTGGCGCGCATCAGCCCCTTCTTCAGCGACAGGAACCGAAACGTTCAGCTCCCGCTCACTCTGGCTGTATTGCATTGTCGCAATAAAAAAGATCAGCAACAAAAACACAACATCGACCATCGGAGCCAACGGAAAATCGGCTTTTTCAGGTTGTCGGGTTTGAAATTTCATAGGTCTTGATGAGCTGGGGCCCCACAAATGGAGCGCACGTTACTGCTAAATTCCGTAGGTATCCGGCTGATCGTTGGCGGCATGGGAAAACTCCTCCTCCGTCTCGGCATAGACCGGCTTGGGTGCTGCCCCTCCGCGGCGGTTATACTGGGCGGCCAAGAGTGCCATCAAATGGGTGCTGGCGGCCTCCAACTCGGCAATGTATTTCTGCACCCTTCCACGGAACAGGGAATAAAAAATCACGGCCGTAATGCCAATCACAAGCCCGGCAGCCGTCGTCACCAAGGCTTGGTACACGCCCTCTGCCAATTTATTGGCATGCACCCCCTCGTAGTTACCGCTGGAAATCTCCATAAACGCCCGAATCATACCAATCACAGTTCCCAGCAGCCCTCCCATCGGAGCAATCGTTCCAACATCCGAAAGGTAGCTGATCCGCTGAGTCAAAATTCCAGCCTGACGCGAGCCTTCAGCTTCGGCAACCTCGCGCACCTCCTTAAAGGTGACCCCGGTATTTTTGGTCATAAAATCCAAGGTTTTTTCCGTAATTCTGGCAACACTCTGGTTCTGCCGGTTACAATGAGCAATAAGACCCAGATAATCCCGCTTGCGAATCAACGCCTCGGCAGCATTCATAAATTTATCGCTGACCACAGAATTCCGGCGAATCGTAAAAGTGTAGAATAAAATCAACACCACTGCGATCACTGATAAAACAGCCAGAGGATACATCATAAACCCTCCCATCGAGAGGATTTCCAACACATCCTTCGACTCGGTCGCCGTGTCAGCAGGCGCTGCAATCAGACCAGAAGCCATGGCCATCAACAGGCCAAGTGTGAGAATCTTTGATTTCATAAATGATAAGGGCGCGGGCAGCATAGCCTGATTTTCCAGAGGTGCAAGTGCAGGAAACAAAGGATCGGAATGAGTCACCCCTTCCCAAAACAAGGCGGTGACGCCTTCCTTCAAACAAGTTCTGCTTCTGTACCCTTTTATCTACGACAACAGCCGGGGAAATCTTTCCTACCCACTCTGTCATCACGGAAATTCCGACCTACAAAGGAAGATCGTAGCTCCGGCCGTCGGCACCCTCAAACCACTTGACGTAGGCAAGGTTCACCGTGGCAAAGCCACCAGGGGTCGGATAGTCACCGGTAAAATACCAATCCCCGCAGGGACCTTTGATACAGGCGTGCAGGTTCTCAATAGTCTGAAACATCACATCCACCTCCCCGGACCACTCCAGATCCTCGGGGTAGACCATGCGGCTGATCTCAGCTGAAATTTCATCATCGGTAAAACCTTCATAGATACGCTTCACCTGATTCACCCGTTCTTCACCCGGTTTTTTCAGTTCGGCCTTACAGGCGTCATACACTTCATCCAGCACGGATCTACGGCCACTGCGTTTCAACAAATTCACCGCAGCTTGGAAAGCGATGAACTTTCCTAGCTCAGACATATCAATACCATAACAATCAGGGTATCGAATCTGGGGAGCTGTAGAACAAACGACAATCTTGCGCGGGTTGGTTCTAGCCAGAATCTTAAGGATCGATTCCTTCAAGGTGGTCCCTCGGACAATCGAGTCGTCCAATGCGACCAGAGCATCCCCCGGATTGACCAGGTCATAGGTAATATCGTAGACGTGGGA is a genomic window containing:
- a CDS encoding L,D-transpeptidase translates to MTFSKLIPIASVAAIACLGLNSCSNSSAPRGRGMAAYNAYDRPATLPSNPSAVRVKISTSNQMVYVMEGSKPLLVTPCSVGTSSTPTPKGSFRIFKKDHYHRANSHGFAYNGSQIKKCYLSSKPAGWKFKGTPMPYWCEFKTHYGIHAGWIKDHPCTHGCVRLHVNVAPKFYRLVKVGTPVYIAHSQPEDATIGRNVPRPPDAGPLPDYPGSLMLDSKIFTMHKKPTYQ
- the folP gene encoding dihydropteroate synthase, producing the protein MLWKTRRLTLDLAQSPVVMGILNATPDSFSDGGAHGSTELAVRHACQMESQGAGIIDIGGESTRPGAPAVSAEEERQRVVPVVERLRQVSDVLISVDTSKAEVADAALRAGADIVNDVTGLTGPFSGEPMVEVCRRHAAGVVVMHMQGSPRTMQQNPSYENGVLSVMSAYFDERMQTLTALGLDPASLCFDPGIGFGKTLEHNLELMRNLGGLQARVGRPLLLGVSRKSMIGMITGVEDPGKRDLGTAVLTAMAGQQGIRLHRVHDVEGNRQALALAEAVMPRSE
- a CDS encoding tetratricopeptide repeat protein; translation: MRFLSLLLALIATVTLASAQDAPLVADPGHDQFEFCKQLYRQANAMQVEQERVRAYQQLAPRLEQYINRFPRHANAPAASYYLGECYYQSGYLDSARQVLHGVINRYKTGRYVALSANRLGYDAFVNKRYNQAAIYFEKVATMSDTAKERYRGRYQEASCYRYSGQTDQAIKSYSLIEAAQDAPVVYRENATLRLGYLYFSKKELQRALDKFASLVKPGIAANIRVDAALNAGLISQQMKKGDDAVSYFKMVMLSKEEKFKSRAQAAMMNSLYASKDYQAVFDTMKRGNYPGKPATEAIKFTLAGRSAYQLKRYDLAIKYFAEAERQIPLSKEAFEAGYYRLLCFFNIKGSNIPKQVDAFLEVYQPRFPRQPKIHKALLMKAETLFDENKFREAASAYNQITPELVGEDNLANLLFKRGWCLSESGDHNGAIRSFTDFLKLYPDDERSPSVIARRGKSYLSLGDRASALRDFDELIKRFPQNKLAALAWQNSARIKKEAQDYPEMIRRYESMLISFPKLGKATEANAQYWIGWGNYQIKDYEKAIPALEQASEMMPEEYGFNSQMLLIYCSYAQKDKARLQSAVNAVRKKDQGHQIQPQIYRWLGVQCFNGGELKDAERFLGLGSTPEDPRQTPKAFWKMLGHARVEIGKNEEALVALGHFLDVVEEPFWKAEALLDQAKAYLGVGKLDEAKTSAEDGLALRPKGDVNTALRLVLGDIAFSSQDYETAAKSYVVVVEVHEADKKVRADALYKLYQALNKSGKATEAKVYLNTLNKEFPDYLKK
- a CDS encoding ExbD/TolR family protein; its protein translation is MKFQTRQPEKADFPLAPMVDVVFLLLIFFIATMQYSQSERELNVSVPVAEEGADARQTVGEIIVNVRENGEVVIDKMVMNKAQLFDKLQRIAAVHKNQAIRIRGDGKVEYQKIVEVIDVCQKAGIPNISFATQVQRKKP
- a CDS encoding MotA/TolQ/ExbB proton channel family protein, whose product is MKSKILTLGLLMAMASGLIAAPADTATESKDVLEILSMGGFMMYPLAVLSVIAVVLILFYTFTIRRNSVVSDKFMNAAEALIRKRDYLGLIAHCNRQNQSVARITEKTLDFMTKNTGVTFKEVREVAEAEGSRQAGILTQRISYLSDVGTIAPMGGLLGTVIGMIRAFMEISSGNYEGVHANKLAEGVYQALVTTAAGLVIGITAVIFYSLFRGRVQKYIAELEAASTHLMALLAAQYNRRGGAAPKPVYAETEEEFSHAANDQPDTYGI